The sequence ACCTATCGCGCCCTGGCCGACGCCTGCGGAACGAGCCCGGACACGGTCCGCCGCCGCCTCGGGCGGCTCTGCGCCTCGGGCATGCTCCAGCCCCGCTGCGAGGTCGCCCGCCCTCTGTCGGAGTGGCCCGTCACAGCGATTCTCTGGGGGAGAGTGGCCGCGGAGGAGCTGGAAAGCGCCTCCCGTTCCATCACCGGCGCCCGCGGGGTACGGCTGTGCGGCGGCCTCACCGGCCGGAACAACATCCTCGTCGTGGCGTGGGTGAAGTCCCTCTCCGACACCCAGCGCTTCGAGATACGACTCACCCAGCGCCCCCCGGCCTGGATATCACCGACCGTGCCGTGGCCCTCCGGCCACTGAAACTCAGCGGCCGTCTGCTCGACGAACGCGGCTACCGTATCGGCGGTGTCCCGGCTGGACGTCCTCACCGCCGGCGCCGGCTGACGAGATCGAGGGCGATCGGCCGCCGACTCCGCATGACCTCGCGCATCGTCAGACGGTTCGCCGGTGACCGACTCGTTCGCGTCTCGGCGCCGCAGGGCGACGGCGATCGTGCCGCCGTCGATGTCAGAGGGGCGTTCGCCGTGCTCGCCGTCGAGTGCGTGTCCAGGCACCTGACATGCCGTCCCTGGCGATCAGGGGCGGGCCCAGTGTGAACCGACGCCGGCTTCGCGGGCCGCCGAGGCGTACGCCTCGTTGGCGCGGGACACGACGGACGCCGGGTGCGGGTCAGGTGGTGGAAGCGGGGCCGGGAGGCAGGTGGACGGTCATGATCAGGTGGCAGGTTTCGGTACCCGTGCCGCGGTAGGCGTGGGGGGCGTCGCCGTCGAAGGTGGCGGTCTGGTCGGCTTCGACGGCGTGTTCGGTGCCGTCGACGATCAGGGTCATGCGTCCGGAGGTGACACTGACGGTTTCGACGACCCCGGCCTGGTGGGGGTGGCTGGGGTACTCCTCGCCGGGTTCGAGTTTCCAGCGCCAGACCTCGACCGGGGCGGGTCCTGCGGTCGTCAGCATGAGCCGGGCCTCGCTGCCCTCGGCACCGGCCCACAACGGCATCACGGTGTCGGCGGCCACGACGCGGACACGGCTTTCCGAGGGTCCCTCCATCAGTGCGGACACCGAGACACCGAGGGTGTCGGCGAGCCTGACGAGCGTGGCGAAGTTCGGGTTGCCCTGAGCCTTCTCCAGTGCGACGAGGGCGCCCTTGCTGACCGTGGCGCGGCGGCCGAGCTCGTCCAGGGACAGGCCCGCGCGGGTGCGGGCCGCCCTGACGTTGTGCGCGAGTGTCCGCAGGGCCGCGTTCGTCTCGGGCATCCGATCACCATCCTTATATGGACCACTGGAATGCACCGTGCGGTCGGTTGGTTGACACCGGCCGGTCGGTTCGTTGTACAGTTTAGTCGTTCCATTGCATAGTAAGGGATGTACCGTGATCGCTCTGCTGCTGGCTCTGGGCAGCTCGCTCGCCTATGGATGCGCCGACTTCCTGGGCGGCCTCGGTGCGCGGAAGGCCCATGTCCTGCGCACCGTGATGATCGCCGCCCCGGCCTCTCTCGTGGTCGAGCTGCTGCTGTGGCCGTTCCTCGGTGCCTCGTTCGGCGTGCAGACCCTGGCCTGGGGCGCCGCCTCGGGTGTCGCATCGGCCGCCGCGTTCGCCCTGCTCTACAAGACCCTCGCCATCGGCCCGATGAGCGTGCTCTCCCCGGTGACCGCATTGGTCTCCGCCGTGCTGCCCGTCGGTGTGGGGCTGTTCCAAGGCGAGCACCTGGGACCGGCCGGACTGATCGGTCTGCCGCTCGCGCTTGCCGCAGTGGTAATGGTCAGCGCAGGGAAGGGCGCCGGGTCGGTACGCCCGTCCCGCGCCGCGCTGCTGCCGGCCTTCGGTGCGGGTGCCGCGATCGCCCTTCAGCTGATCTTCCTGCACCAGGCCCCCTCCGACAGCGGCGTCGGCCCGCTGATCATCGGCAGGGCGGTGTCTTCTGCCGTCACCCTCATCGCTGCCGGGGTGCTGTACCGCCGCCTGGGATCCGAGAAGCCCGCGTACGCGATGTCGGCCACCGCCGGCGTGCTGGACTCGGTGGCGAACCTGCTGTTCCTGCTCGCCGCCCGCAGCGGGGACCTCGCCGTCGTCGCCGTCATCACCGCCCTCTACCCGGCCGGCACCGTCCTGCTCGCCCGCAGCGTGCTCGGCGAACGCATCCACCGCAGCCAGCTCATCGGGCTCGGCACCGCCGCAGCTGCCGTCAGCCTCCTCGCTCTCACCTGATCACCCCGGCCGCGGCACCGACCGTGCAAGGAGCAGCATGTTCATCCAGCCTCGGGACGCCACCCCGGACGAGAGCGAAGGGCAGCCCTGGATCGCCGAAGGCCACGGCTTCGGACGGCTGAGCGTCAACGGCCTGCCCGGCCGGCCGGCCGTCGTCGCCCCCACCCACTTCACCACCGACAAACGGCGGCCTGCTGATCCGCCCCGCCCGCCCCCACCCGGTCCGGAAGGCGATCGAGCAGAACCCGGACGTCATCTTCACCGTCATCAGCGACTACGCCTTCGTCCCCGGCCGCCGGCGTGCCAAGCGGACGTGCGGGCGAAGTTCACGTACGACGACCACAGGCCCGTCGGGCAGCGTGCCGACGTCGCCGACCGCCTCGCCGAACGCGGACACAGCCTCGACGTGGCCACCGCGCGCCGGCAGCGCCGCCTCCCGGACCGCATCCGCATCTGGAAACCCTGCCCCCTCGCCCACCCGTACACGCCAAGGAACGGAGCCCCGCCCATGACCGTCTTCCGAATCGACCCAGCCGTCGCCGATGCCTTCCCCGACACCCTCATCGCCGTGGTCACCGCCACCGGCCTGCGCGGCCACGGGCCGTGGCCCGCCACGACCGCCACCCTTCAGGACCTGGAGCAGCAGCTCGCCGACGGCACCTGGCAGCCCGCCGACGAGACCGACCCGCGGATCGAGGCATGGCACACCGCCTACCGCTCCTTCGGCACCAACCCCCGCCGCATCCGTCCCAGCGTCGACGCGCTCGGCCGGCGCTTCACGAAAAAGGGAACCCTGCCACGCGTCAACCCGGCCGTCGACTCCTACAACGCCGTCTCCGTCCAGCACGGGCTGCCCGCCGGGGCCTTCGACCTCGACCACGTCACCGGCCGCATCGCCATCCAGTACGCCGACGGCACCGAAGAATTCACACCCCTCGGTGAACCGGGGACCACCGAGAACCCCAAGCCCGGCGAGATCGTCTACGCGGACACCACCGGCGTCCTGACCCGCCACTGGAACCACCGCGACGCCCACCGCACCCGCGTCACCGAAGACTCCACCCACGTCGCCTTCGTCTTCGAAACCCTCCACGTCTCGCGTGACGGCCACCTTCTCAAGGCCGCGGCGCTGGACCTTCAGGGCCTGCTCGCCCCACACACCGGACAGACCGCCGTGTACTACCTCAGCCCGGACCAGCCCCAGGTCACCGTCTGAGCACCGGCCCCGCGTGGACGCCCCGTGGGCGGGGGCTCCGGGTGCTGGGAAGCAAGGGCACAGCCGCTCCCCCACGAGCCAGGTCCACCCGTCCTGTCCGCGCAGGTCCGAGCACCGGATGCGCAGTGCGCAGACAGGCCCGGTCCACCGGTGTCACGCCCGTGGACCGGGCCGCGTGCCGCCGGTTCGGCTACTTCAGGTAGGGGCCTGCGGCGCCGATCCTGCCGGGCGCCGCGTTCCTGCCGCCCAGGTCGAGGACGTAGACGCGCAGGTTGCCCTTGCCGGGTGCGGCAACGGTGAGCTTGCCGTCGGAAACGGTGCGGGTGTCCCCGGTGACGGCGTCCTTGTAGGTGCCGTTCGGAATCCCGGTGTATGTGGCACCGCCGGTGACGGTCACGAGCGCGAAACTGTCGGTGCCGCTCGCGGCATCGGTGTAGCGGCGCTTGTACGCCATCGACCCGGCGATGCCCTCGGTGGAGTACTGGCCCATCTGTAGTGCGGGCACGGCGCGCCGGATCTCGTTGAGCCTCTGCAGATGCGTGACGAGCGGCTTGTCGAGCGTGTCGGCAACCTCGCCGGTGGCCGTGGAGACCTTGCCGAAGCCGGATGTCTTGACCGTGCCGGTGAGATGGTCGCCGTAGTAGGCGCGTCCGGTGGTCGCCAGCGGGCAGCTCGGCCCGCAGTCGATCTTCCTGCCCGCCTGGAATTCGATCTCGGAGCCGTAGTACAGGGTCGGGATGCCGCGGAACGTCCACATCAGGGACATGTTCTCGGCCCAGGCGTCGGTGCCTCCCGCGTAGCGTTCGCCGCTCTTGTTGGGCCCGTAGTCGTGACTGTCGACGTAGACGACGTTGTAGGTGGCGTCGTTGTAGCTGTCGTCGGAGTCCTTGCCGTTGTTGTAGGCGTTGTTCGCGTCACCGAAGTTCATGTGCATCCGCATGTCGATGACGTTCATGCCGGAGAACCGGCTGCGGTCCGGTGCGTGGTAGGTGTTCCCGTCCAGGAAGGCGTTGGTGGAGGCCGGCTGGGAACCGGTGCCCTGCTGCTGTTCGTAGGCGTACATCTCCAGGGCGGCCTTCTCGTCGTCCGCGCTGTACTCCTTGCGCTCCTTCCAGGTGAAGAACTGCGCGGAGTGGTTGACCGAGCCGCGGTTCCACTTGTCGTTCACGAAGGCTCCGACCTCGCCGAAGACGAAGAAGTTCTTCGCGGCCTCGGCGCCGAAGCGTGCGGTGACGCGCTCCTGGATGGCCGGCAGGAAGCGGCGGTTCCAGGTGGTGCGCGGAATATGGACGGCGGTGTCGATCCGGAAGCCGTCGACGCCCATGTCGATGTACTTGTTGTAGGCACCGATCAGGTAGTTCTGGACGGGCGCGCTCTCGGTGTTGAAGTCGGCGAGATCCTCGTGGAGCCAGCAGCTGCGGGAGTCCTCACCCTCCCAGTTCCCGAGCCAGCAGTTGTGGTAGTAGGCCTTGGGGAACATGCCCGATGTGGGGCTGGGCCATTGGCAGTTGTAGATCCGATACCCCTCGGGGGAGGAGTTGCCGGTGGGCTTGCCCCAGTTGAGACAGGTATTGCCGGACGGCTCGGCCGTGGACCAGAGATCACCGTTGTAGTACGACTTCCCGGACTTCGGCTCGACGGTGAGGCCGTCGTACGCGAAGCCGTCGTTCTTCTCGTCGTAGTACCAGCTCCACTGGGCGTCCCGCACCCCGTAGGTCTTGGGCGTGAACAGGCCCTTGGCGCCCCAGCGCGAGGAGTGGTTGTAGACGACGTCCTGGTAGATCTTCATGCCCTTGGCGTGGGCCGCGTTGATGAGGTCCTGGTAGGAGGCGCCGGCGGACTCCAGACGGGGGTCGACCTTGTAGAAGTCGTAGCCGTGGTAGCCGTGATAGTCGTAGTCGGACCGGTTCAGGACCACCGGGGTGATCCAGACGGCGGAGAAGCCGAGACCCTTGATGTAGTCGAGCTTGCTGACGAGTCCCTTGAAGTCGCCGCGGAACATGGGGTCGTTGTTGGCGGAGTTGCCGGATTTCTCGTGCTGGCTGCCACCGCGGTTGTTGCCGCTGTCACCGTCGTTGAAGCGGGCGGTGAGTACGAAGTAGATGGGGTCCTTGCGCGGATCGGTGCCCAGTGGTTTTCCGCCGGCCTGTTCGGCAGGCTTCTCACCTGTGGTGACGGTGGCGGCGGCCGATGCGGTGGAGGCGTTGCCCGCCGCGTCAACGGCCTTCACCGTGTAGCTGTAGGCCGTCCTCTCCTCCAGATTCGCATCGGAATGGACGGTGGAACCGACATCGGTGACCATCGTTCCCCTGGTGCCCCCGGTCCTGGTCACCTGGTACTTGGTGACGCCCCGGTCGTCCGTGGAGGGATCCCATGTCAACACCACCGAGACACCATCCGCGTCGGCGCTGACCTTCGCAGGTGCGGTCGGGGCTTCGGTGTCCGCGGGCTCGGCTTCGCACGGGTCCTCGGTGTCGGGGGTGACGGTCCTGTCCCTGACCGTCGAAACGCCCGACGGAATGGCGTAGTTGCCGCCGTTGTTGTTGTCCCAGACCCCGTTGCCGTTGTTGAACGCGGCGCTCATCGAGGTGGCACCGCCGAGATCGACGGACCGCTTCACCCATCCCGTGCAGGCTGCTTCCATACCCGCACCCGGCACGGTGGTCCACGAGCCGCCCGCCGGCTGGTAGTGGAGGTTGGTGGTGGTCCAGCCGACCGTGGTCGTCGAGTAGTAGACGGAGGCGGTGTTGGTGCCCGTCGGGGAGGGGCCGGGACCGGCGCCGGCGCACGGGTCGCTGTGGGCCACGACACCGTCCTTGACGGTGATGTTGCCGGCACCCAGGCCGTAGTTCTTACCGGCGTTGTTGTCCCAGACTCCCGAGCCGTTGTTGAACGTCACCGCCAGCCCGGAAGCGCTGCCCAGACTGACGGTCTTCTTCACCCAGTCGGTACAGGCGGCCTCCATCCGCACGCCGGGCGTGGTCGTCCAGGAACCGCCGTCCGGCGCATAGTGCAAGTGGTACGCCGACCAGTCCTTGGTCTTCGTGTAGTAGAAGACCGTCGCGGTGTTCTCCGTCGCCGCGGCGGGAACGGTGGACTGCGGGCCGGTCTGGGGTATCGCGGTGAGGAGTCCCAGCAGCCCGACAGTTGCCAAGGCTGCTGCCAGGGTGCGTCTCAGCAGCCGACAGGAAGTGCGTTTCATTCGTATCTCCAAGGGAGGGCCGCGGCCGGGCGGCCTCGGCAGCCGACTCGCAGGTGCTCATGGACCACCTGCGAGGTCCCGCCGGAGAACCCTGACGCGCCTCGGGGTTCGAGCGAGCAGTGCATTCCGGACAGCAAGCACTGTCAGAACCTTGCTGAAATCTCTTGCGGTGAGGAAATTACCTGAGCATGACATGCGCGTAAAGAGACTGGACAGGCATTCGGCACGGCGGTCGGTGCTCGACGGCTGATGGCACAGAGGGCCGGCGCGGCAGTGACGGATGCCGCACGAGGGAAGGCGGGCCTCCGGCGTGCGGCATGACGGGTCTGCGCGAGGGATCAGGCCGGGAGCCGGATGCCCCTGAGGTCCGTGCGGAGGCGGCGTCCGTCGGTGAGAATCGCTGCGGGCTGTGAAGCGGAGTCAGCCGATGGACCGAAAGGGCCTGCGGCAAGGGCGGTACGGGCGTCCCGGTGAGCGGGCGTCAGCCACGGCGGATCGGCGCCTCGGGCTGCGCGGGAGACTTGGTGATCTCGGCGTGGACCACCTTGAAGGCGCCCCTGATCACGGTCGTGAACGGCGCGGGGGCCATGCACGTACCGGCCTGCGGCCTGACGGGCTGGCCGCTCTCGTCGACGTGCTCGGGGTCGACGTTCACCACACCCCAGGAGAAGCCGAGCCGGTCCGGCTCCCCCTTCCCGCCCTGCTGGACACTGATGCCCAGCCGGGCGCCGACCTCTTCGACGTTCGACTTCGTCACGACTGCGGTCAGAGTCGCCGTCCGGCCGCTGGTGACCAGGCAGTCCACCCGTGCCTCCGCCCACCCCGCGGCGCCGCTTCGGGAGGTGTGGGAGAACTTCAGCGTGCCCCGGGCATCTGTGGACAGCCCCTCGGGGGCCCTGGGCGGCACCGGCCGGGTGAACGGCGTCTGTTCGGCATCGATGGTGAAGCGGATATCGTCGTCGATCGACTCGATGTAGGAGACCCGCGCCTTCCCGTGGACGCTCGCGGTCTTCGTCGCCTTCTTCTCGGCGGATGCGGCGGATGCGGACGTGGCGGGGGCCGGGGCTGCGGGACCGGCGGCGACCAGTCCGGCCAGAATGGCGACGGCTGCCGTAGCGCCGATTGCGGTGTTGCGCATGATGAACTCCCGTGTACTGAAGGGCGCTTGTGTTGCCGCGGTCGGCTGAACGGCTCAAGCTTCACCCCTGGCGCCCCCGCGATCCCATCCGCCGATCGGCACAAAGATCACGCCGCCGCCCGGCCCGCCTATGCCGTTCGGCAGAGGGTCCCGCCCTGTCGCACACCCGTACGCTGATCACCATGTGGGAATCAACCGGCCCGGCCGTCAAGGCGCTTGACGCTCTGCCCTCGGTCGCGGCCGCGGGCACGCTGGTGTGGGCCGTTGCCTGCCCCCGTGCCGCAGTTCGTCAGCGGCTCAGCCACCTCGCCCGCCCGACGACGGTCTGCGCGGCACTCTCCCTGATCACCAGCCTCGCCCTGCCGAAGGCTGGCTTCGGCTCCGGCTGGAAGCTGGCGGAGATCGCTGTCCTGTTGCTCCTCCTGGTCGCGGTCACCCGCTGGTCGCCCCTGCGCGAACTCACGTCGGCCCTCCCTGTGACCACCCTCGCGGTGACCCTCTGGCCGCTGCCGCTGGTCACCGGTGAGTCCTTCCTTGAATCCATCGGCATCGCCACCTTCTGGCTGCTTCCCGTCGCCGCCGCGGTGGCGGCCGGCGCCTACCCCCGCCGCCAGCAGCTCCGACGCCGGAGCGCGGTGGTCGAGGCCCGCAGCGCCCAGCGTCTTCAGCTCTCCCGCGACCTGCACGACTTCGTCGCCCATGACATCAGCGGAATCGTCGTCCAGGCCCAGGCGGCCCGCTTCGTCGCCGCCACCGACCCCTCCCACGCGGTGCTCGCCCTGGAACGCATCGAGAAGGCGGGCCTGAGCGCCCTGGCCGCGATGGACCGGACCGTACAGATGCTGCACGGTCCGGCGGCACCCGCCACCGACCCGCTCCCCGATGTGTCCCAACTGCTCCTACTCATAGAGAACTTCACCTCGGCCGGAGCCACCGAGGTACATCTGGACCTGCCTCCCCTGGCCCTGGAGGCGCTCACCCGCGAGGCGGGCTCCGCCGCGTACCGCATCGTCGTCGAGGCGTTGACCAACATCCGCCGACACGCCCCCGACGCCCCACGCGCCACCGTCGCACTCACCCCCACGGCCTCCACCGTGGAGATCCGCGTCACCAACGACCGCGGCGGTCGCTCCGGCCCGGCCCGCCGCCGCGTCTCCCGGGGCGGCCTCGGCCTCCCAGCCCTCACCGAGCACGCCGAGGCGCTGGGCGGAACCCTCTCGGCGGGGCCGCACGGCAACGGTGGCTGGCAGCTCATCGCCGTCCTGCCTGCCACTCTCCCGAAGGAGACATCATGACGACGCCCCTCGCCCCGACCCGCATCCTGATCGCCGACGACCAGGAGGACGTACGCAGCGGCTTCCGCCTGATTCTCGGCTCGCAGCCCGACATGACCGTGGTCGGCGAGGCGGCGGACGGCCTCACCGCCTTAGACCTCGCCCGCACCCTGCACCCCGACCTGATCCTCGCCGACATCCGGATGCCGGGGCTGGACGGCCTCGAACTCACCCGCCGCCTCGCCGGCCCCGACGTACCCGACCCCCTGCGTGTCCTCGTCGTCACCACCTTCGACCACGACGACTACGTACGCACGGCACTGCACGACGGCGCCTGCGGGTTCCTGCTCAAGCGCTCGGGCCCCGGGCTGCTGATCGAGGGGGTCAGAGCGGCGATGGCCGGGGACATCCTCATCAGCCCCCAGATCACGGTCCGTCTGCTCCAGACCCTCGCGCCCGCCGCGCCGGCAGCGCCCGCGGCTCCGTCGCCACTCACCGCCCGGGAGCAGGAGATCGCCCGTCTGGTCGCCCGGGGCCTCACCAACGCCCAGATCGGCGAGGCGCTCTTCGTCTCAGCGGGCACAGCCAAGACCCACATCGCGAACATCCAGGCGAAACTGAAGGCCCACAACCGGGTGGGCATTGCCGCCTGGGCCTGGGAAAGCGGTCTGGCCGCCCCAGTCCCACGGGAGTAGGGCGCATGCCCAGGAGCCGCGCGCGGCCGACCGTGGCGGAGGCTGTGGGACGAATAGACATACAGATGACAGGCGGAGACCCAGCACGGCGGCGTGAGACGACACCCAAGAGAGTTACGCCACGTTCTGTTCAACTCCGTCCCGGTACAACCACGGCAACTCCGGACTGAGCGCCTGCATGTGGTGTACGGGGGTGGGGCACTCCGGCAGTCGGCATCAAGGTCATCAGGCCGCCACGTCCACCCCGAGGCGTTCCGGGCCGCCTGGATACTGCTCCATCGGGTGCAGCCCCCCGGACACGGTTACCCAAAGAGAACCTATGGAGTCAGAACTGACCGGCCGCCACGCTCACCGTCGTACGGCTGCTGGTCCATGCATACGATGCGTGCATGCCCGCACTTCAGGAAGAACGCGTCGTGCAGCTGCTGCGGCCGCTGATGCGGACGCGCACCGTACTCGAACCGGCCCAAAGCCCACCCGAGACACATGCGTGTGGAAGTCGTCGGCGGGACGCCGCTCCTCCGCCCGTTCCCGCGCGGTCCCATGCGACCCGGGAGTTCGCCACCACGCGGTTCGGCGGGTTCCCGACGGTGGAGGAGGGCGAGACCTGGCCGTTGTGCGACGGCTGCGCCGACGACCTCACGTTCGTCGCGCAGGTCGACCACTCCCGCGACGGCCTGCACAACAGGCTCCCCGTCACGTTCTTCACGTTCTTCTACTGCTGGACGTGCCACCCGTGGGGACGGAAGCGCGAACGGGGCGGATGGCTCGTACGTTCCTACACGAAGCTGCGGCGCCCCGAGGTTCTCGTGCACGGCACCGAGCCCGGCTTCGCGGAACACCACGTGGTTCCACGCCTGGAGAAGTCGCTTCCCGACACGGTGGGAATGCGCCTGCACTGCCCTGCCCTCTGGGACCTTGTACCGGGCGACAGCGGCTCCCCCGAGGCATGGGCGAACCGGCGCGTCATCGACCACGCCGCGCTCGCTCTGACGCAAGAGCGTGCCCGAACACCGCACCTGCGCAATGCGGGAGTGGCGATCGGCGGATACCCGTACTGGGCGAACGGCGGGGACGAAACACCGGTCTGTACGGAATGCACCGTGCCGATGGAGCTGCTGTTGCAGATTCCGCCGAGCGAGCTCACCGACGCGATGTGGGGTGATGTCGGAACCTTGTATCTGTTCATGTGCCGAATACACACCCAGCGCACCGGGCTGCGCATCCAGAGCACATGAAACGAGAGGTCACCCCAGTCACCCCAGGTGGGTGCCTCACAGAGAACCTCACCCACCTCACCCCGAAGCCGAAAGACCGCACCCGGGTGCCATGTTGTCGGCGCCCTGTGTACGGGGACAGCGCGGCGGACAGCGGCAGTTCCCGCGCGGCGCGGCCGGCCGCGCCGCAGTCACCTCGGTGGTGACGCCCGGCCCACGGGTCTGGTGCAGCGGTGCTGAAGCGCGATCCAGATCTTTCGGAGTTCGGCGGTCTGAGGATGTCGAGAACGTTCCACCGGCTCCGTCCCAGGCACATCAGCGGCCACCACCGGCCGCACGAGAAAGAAGGAGAATCCAGCATGGCTGTTCAGCGGATGGACAACGTCGGCATCGTCGTCGAGGACATGGAGGCCGCCCTTGCGTTCTTCGTGGAACTCGGCCTGGAGCTGGAGGGCAGGGCGGAGATCAAGGGCCTCTTCGCCGACCAGTGCACCGGACTCGACGGCGTCCACTGCGACATCGCCATGGTCCGGACCCCGGACGGACACAGTAGGCTCGAACTGGCGAAGTACCGAAGCCCCGCGGTGATCAGCGCGGGGCCGCGTAACCGGCCGCACAACACTCTGGGCACGCACCGCGTCATGTTCGCCGTCGACGACATCGAGGACACCGTTGCCCGTCTGCGCCCTCACGGCGCCGAACTCGTCGGCGAGATCGCCCGGTTCGAGGACAGCTACCTGCTCTGCTATGTCCGCGGGCCGGAGGGCATCATCGTCGGACTGGCCGAGCAACTGCGCTGAGAAGGAGAAAGCGAGCCGTGCAGCCGAACGAGATTTCATCGAGCTTCCGAACCCCCCGATCAGCCAGGAGCCGCCGACCCACGAGGCGATCGGGAATGGCTGATCTGCTCACCGGGTCAACCTGAGCAGTTCATCGATCACCGGTTCCTCGCCGCTGCCACCGAGGTGGGCGATGGCCGCAAATGGCGCGATCACCTGACTCCAGGCATGGAGCCGGTCGCCGTCGAGCCCCTCGACGGCGGCGCGGAGCGCGGTCCCATGGCCATCGACCCGAAAGCCTGTGTCGGTGATCCGTGCTCCGACGCGGCGTTGCCCAGGTGCAGGTCACCGTGGAGAACACGGTGGTCGCCTCCGCGTCCAGCAGCCGCTCGCACCGCTGGATCGCCCTGTCCTACGCGGTGACGTCCATCCGTGCGCTGATCGCAGGCTCGGAAAGCCGCCCGCCCACCCGGGCGAAGGCCTCCTCGCACCGCCCACGCAGCACACGCGTCGGCAGCGCATGCGCGTGCCGCACAGGATGCCGGCGCCCCCCTGTGAGGACCTTGACCACGAGACCGGTGTCCAGGGCTGTCAGGTCTCCCCCTCGGCCACTCCCCCACCGGTCTTTCCCGCTACGGTGACCGCCCTGCCGATCCGTTCCACCAGGCCCGCGACCAGGCGGGCCTGCACCAGCGAGAAGCTCCACCGGAAGAGCCCGCCGCGCCGTGTCCTGAGAAGGGCTGCTAGGTCTTGTCTGATAAATGATCACCCGTGGGCTCAGAATGCCGGATGCTTGTTGACGGAGGGTGGCCAGCGTCACGGGGGATCGCGTCTCCTCCCGTGGCAGGCCATGAAGACGAGGAGAGTTAGCGGTGTTGGAGACCTACCTGTCCTGGTACCGCGAGGGCCGGATGGACGAGTCCGAGTTCCGCTCGGTCACCGACCACTTGGCCCAGTCCGGGCTGACCGTCGAGCACCCGATGCTGGGCTGCGG is a genomic window of Streptomyces sp. NBC_01237 containing:
- a CDS encoding Lrp/AsnC family transcriptional regulator yields the protein MNGRATYRALADACGTSPDTVRRRLGRLCASGMLQPRCEVARPLSEWPVTAILWGRVAAEELESASRSITGARGVRLCGGLTGRNNILVVAWVKSLSDTQRFEIRLTQRPPAWISPTVPWPSGH
- a CDS encoding helix-turn-helix domain-containing protein, which codes for MPETNAALRTLAHNVRAARTRAGLSLDELGRRATVSKGALVALEKAQGNPNFATLVRLADTLGVSVSALMEGPSESRVRVVAADTVMPLWAGAEGSEARLMLTTAGPAPVEVWRWKLEPGEEYPSHPHQAGVVETVSVTSGRMTLIVDGTEHAVEADQTATFDGDAPHAYRGTGTETCHLIMTVHLPPGPASTT
- a CDS encoding EamA family transporter yields the protein MIALLLALGSSLAYGCADFLGGLGARKAHVLRTVMIAAPASLVVELLLWPFLGASFGVQTLAWGAASGVASAAAFALLYKTLAIGPMSVLSPVTALVSAVLPVGVGLFQGEHLGPAGLIGLPLALAAVVMVSAGKGAGSVRPSRAALLPAFGAGAAIALQLIFLHQAPSDSGVGPLIIGRAVSSAVTLIAAGVLYRRLGSEKPAYAMSATAGVLDSVANLLFLLAARSGDLAVVAVITALYPAGTVLLARSVLGERIHRSQLIGLGTAAAAVSLLALT
- a CDS encoding B3/B4 domain-containing protein, which encodes MTVFRIDPAVADAFPDTLIAVVTATGLRGHGPWPATTATLQDLEQQLADGTWQPADETDPRIEAWHTAYRSFGTNPRRIRPSVDALGRRFTKKGTLPRVNPAVDSYNAVSVQHGLPAGAFDLDHVTGRIAIQYADGTEEFTPLGEPGTTENPKPGEIVYADTTGVLTRHWNHRDAHRTRVTEDSTHVAFVFETLHVSRDGHLLKAAALDLQGLLAPHTGQTAVYYLSPDQPQVTV
- a CDS encoding carbohydrate binding domain-containing protein; this encodes MKRTSCRLLRRTLAAALATVGLLGLLTAIPQTGPQSTVPAAATENTATVFYYTKTKDWSAYHLHYAPDGGSWTTTPGVRMEAACTDWVKKTVSLGSASGLAVTFNNGSGVWDNNAGKNYGLGAGNITVKDGVVAHSDPCAGAGPGPSPTGTNTASVYYSTTTVGWTTTNLHYQPAGGSWTTVPGAGMEAACTGWVKRSVDLGGATSMSAAFNNGNGVWDNNNGGNYAIPSGVSTVRDRTVTPDTEDPCEAEPADTEAPTAPAKVSADADGVSVVLTWDPSTDDRGVTKYQVTRTGGTRGTMVTDVGSTVHSDANLEERTAYSYTVKAVDAAGNASTASAAATVTTGEKPAEQAGGKPLGTDPRKDPIYFVLTARFNDGDSGNNRGGSQHEKSGNSANNDPMFRGDFKGLVSKLDYIKGLGFSAVWITPVVLNRSDYDYHGYHGYDFYKVDPRLESAGASYQDLINAAHAKGMKIYQDVVYNHSSRWGAKGLFTPKTYGVRDAQWSWYYDEKNDGFAYDGLTVEPKSGKSYYNGDLWSTAEPSGNTCLNWGKPTGNSSPEGYRIYNCQWPSPTSGMFPKAYYHNCWLGNWEGEDSRSCWLHEDLADFNTESAPVQNYLIGAYNKYIDMGVDGFRIDTAVHIPRTTWNRRFLPAIQERVTARFGAEAAKNFFVFGEVGAFVNDKWNRGSVNHSAQFFTWKERKEYSADDEKAALEMYAYEQQQGTGSQPASTNAFLDGNTYHAPDRSRFSGMNVIDMRMHMNFGDANNAYNNGKDSDDSYNDATYNVVYVDSHDYGPNKSGERYAGGTDAWAENMSLMWTFRGIPTLYYGSEIEFQAGRKIDCGPSCPLATTGRAYYGDHLTGTVKTSGFGKVSTATGEVADTLDKPLVTHLQRLNEIRRAVPALQMGQYSTEGIAGSMAYKRRYTDAASGTDSFALVTVTGGATYTGIPNGTYKDAVTGDTRTVSDGKLTVAAPGKGNLRVYVLDLGGRNAAPGRIGAAGPYLK
- a CDS encoding sensor histidine kinase, with product MWESTGPAVKALDALPSVAAAGTLVWAVACPRAAVRQRLSHLARPTTVCAALSLITSLALPKAGFGSGWKLAEIAVLLLLLVAVTRWSPLRELTSALPVTTLAVTLWPLPLVTGESFLESIGIATFWLLPVAAAVAAGAYPRRQQLRRRSAVVEARSAQRLQLSRDLHDFVAHDISGIVVQAQAARFVAATDPSHAVLALERIEKAGLSALAAMDRTVQMLHGPAAPATDPLPDVSQLLLLIENFTSAGATEVHLDLPPLALEALTREAGSAAYRIVVEALTNIRRHAPDAPRATVALTPTASTVEIRVTNDRGGRSGPARRRVSRGGLGLPALTEHAEALGGTLSAGPHGNGGWQLIAVLPATLPKETS
- a CDS encoding response regulator transcription factor; this encodes MTTPLAPTRILIADDQEDVRSGFRLILGSQPDMTVVGEAADGLTALDLARTLHPDLILADIRMPGLDGLELTRRLAGPDVPDPLRVLVVTTFDHDDYVRTALHDGACGFLLKRSGPGLLIEGVRAAMAGDILISPQITVRLLQTLAPAAPAAPAAPSPLTAREQEIARLVARGLTNAQIGEALFVSAGTAKTHIANIQAKLKAHNRVGIAAWAWESGLAAPVPRE
- a CDS encoding DUF1963 domain-containing protein; amino-acid sequence: MPALQEERVVQLLRPLMRTRTVLEPAQSPPETHACGSRRRDAAPPPVPARSHATREFATTRFGGFPTVEEGETWPLCDGCADDLTFVAQVDHSRDGLHNRLPVTFFTFFYCWTCHPWGRKRERGGWLVRSYTKLRRPEVLVHGTEPGFAEHHVVPRLEKSLPDTVGMRLHCPALWDLVPGDSGSPEAWANRRVIDHAALALTQERARTPHLRNAGVAIGGYPYWANGGDETPVCTECTVPMELLLQIPPSELTDAMWGDVGTLYLFMCRIHTQRTGLRIQST